In the Persephonella hydrogeniphila genome, one interval contains:
- the smc gene encoding chromosome segregation protein SMC — MSKAYIERINVYGFKSYGNRRLSIPVGDGFVGIVGPNGSGKSNIGDAIVFALGLATAKSMRALKLSDLIFSSRGKSAEYAEVEVIFKNEGAFPLNDEYVSIYRKVEHNGKSTYKINGRPAKQYDVEEMLSYAGIPKQGYNIVTQGDIFKFIKMTPSERRDLLSEIAGITEYEERKEKALKDLEETEEKISSARLVLKEVKSNLKRLEEERENALIASQLEEKIAQIQEKIKGVKLYFLITEQEKALKELEEVENRINKLYLDKERSIEKQKEKIAQIKELENRLNDIQESLLPIKEKEGGITSQIRHLNEKKSEIEREIEELKQLLKDLSLEKENHIKEVLSIEEEIKELKKRLPQIKRELEEAERELEEKNKKLKEIEIGGSKAKLDLGEVEKEEKELKEKQGYLHREKLHLEMELSRIIEKIESYKAEIQQLTSELEGLRNSKNNIKSFVDSQEKKIRSLQSELQRLKIRKDTLLRKLKENREKIEANFQRLAQILAQLSQVKEDRVISLIKDIKGVYGQVADLIGVKNPDFATAIETAGGGRLKNIVVEDDRVAQECIRVLKENRAGRATFIPLNRIRVQMPNKPPLMRGVLGLAVDFVDYDKSIEKAVRYVFGDTVIVQDFDSARNLGIGTYRMVTLDGEIFEKSGTITGGAEKGRAGVLGKGTLEQEKIRLEKEDDRLKAEENAIEEELKKLEEKISLTQKELFQLQNESQNVLERNREIEEKINQNISRINILDEEIINQKKKQFEIENKLENAEKHLEEVERQISSVHRKKQEILEKMESEGLHRLRKEWEEATQRVYSLREQKNEIQTQIDKLTDRLENSIKVRIFQIENEKIKTEDALKNKTAQIEDIKKQIEQLSKQLSDLWKGLKEKEKERDSLIEEIENLKEELKVLRYEEENINKEITYLLEDKGKYEQKVEDLKEELMILREEYTGDPIEGDLKQLEKELKEYQEKRQSIGAVNQKAVEDYEEIKSRFDDLSEKLRILVDEKKSIEELIENLEEKKIKAFMEVFEAVNKNLGKIFRRLSPGGKAYLEIENEEDPLSGGILLKARPRGKDVKRLEIMSGGEKTLTALAFLFAVQQYRPAPFYYFDEVDAHLDDSNARKIAELMKELSQEAQFIVVTLRDTMASYADRLLGVSAREGISSVYSLELAEVL, encoded by the coding sequence ATGTCAAAGGCATATATTGAAAGAATTAATGTTTACGGTTTTAAATCCTATGGGAACAGGAGATTATCCATACCGGTAGGAGATGGTTTTGTTGGTATAGTTGGACCTAACGGATCAGGAAAAAGCAATATAGGAGATGCTATAGTCTTTGCCCTTGGACTTGCAACAGCTAAGTCTATGAGAGCTTTAAAACTTTCTGATCTAATTTTTTCATCCAGAGGAAAATCTGCAGAGTATGCTGAAGTTGAAGTTATTTTTAAGAATGAAGGAGCATTTCCATTAAATGATGAGTATGTATCTATATACCGCAAAGTAGAGCATAATGGAAAATCCACATACAAAATAAACGGAAGACCTGCCAAGCAGTACGATGTGGAAGAGATGCTATCTTATGCTGGAATACCTAAACAGGGTTATAACATAGTAACTCAGGGAGATATATTTAAATTTATAAAGATGACCCCTTCAGAAAGAAGAGATCTTCTTAGTGAGATTGCAGGTATCACAGAGTATGAAGAGAGAAAAGAAAAGGCATTAAAGGATCTTGAAGAGACAGAAGAAAAGATATCTTCAGCGAGATTAGTATTGAAAGAAGTAAAATCAAATCTCAAAAGACTTGAAGAAGAAAGGGAAAATGCACTTATAGCCTCACAGCTTGAAGAAAAGATAGCCCAGATACAGGAAAAGATAAAAGGAGTAAAACTTTACTTTTTGATTACAGAGCAGGAAAAAGCTCTAAAAGAGCTTGAAGAGGTAGAAAACAGAATTAACAAACTTTATTTAGATAAAGAAAGATCTATTGAAAAACAAAAGGAAAAGATAGCCCAGATAAAAGAGTTAGAAAACAGACTCAATGATATTCAGGAATCTTTGCTTCCTATAAAAGAAAAAGAAGGAGGGATAACATCCCAGATAAGGCATCTCAATGAGAAAAAATCAGAGATAGAAAGAGAGATAGAGGAACTAAAACAGCTTTTAAAAGATCTTTCTTTAGAAAAAGAGAACCATATAAAAGAAGTCCTCAGTATAGAAGAAGAGATAAAAGAGCTAAAAAAGAGACTTCCCCAGATCAAAAGGGAGCTTGAAGAAGCAGAAAGAGAGTTAGAAGAGAAGAATAAAAAGCTGAAAGAGATAGAGATAGGAGGATCAAAAGCAAAATTAGACCTTGGAGAGGTAGAAAAAGAAGAAAAAGAACTGAAAGAAAAACAGGGATATTTGCACAGGGAAAAGCTCCATCTTGAGATGGAACTCTCAAGAATAATAGAAAAAATAGAAAGTTATAAAGCAGAGATCCAGCAGCTTACCTCAGAGCTTGAAGGACTGAGAAACTCAAAAAATAATATAAAATCTTTTGTAGACTCTCAGGAAAAGAAAATAAGAAGTCTCCAGAGTGAATTACAAAGGCTGAAAATAAGAAAAGATACCCTCCTAAGAAAACTTAAAGAAAACAGAGAAAAGATAGAAGCAAATTTCCAGAGACTTGCACAGATTTTAGCCCAGCTTTCGCAGGTTAAGGAAGATAGAGTAATCTCTCTGATAAAAGATATAAAAGGGGTTTATGGTCAGGTTGCAGACCTTATAGGTGTAAAAAACCCTGATTTTGCAACAGCGATAGAGACAGCAGGTGGAGGAAGACTAAAAAATATAGTTGTAGAAGACGACAGAGTGGCGCAGGAATGTATAAGAGTGCTAAAAGAAAACAGAGCAGGAAGAGCAACATTTATACCACTTAACAGGATAAGAGTTCAAATGCCCAATAAACCTCCTTTGATGAGAGGGGTGTTAGGTCTTGCTGTAGATTTTGTAGATTATGATAAATCAATAGAAAAGGCCGTAAGGTATGTGTTTGGAGATACAGTTATAGTTCAGGATTTTGACTCTGCCAGAAATCTGGGAATAGGAACATACAGGATGGTTACACTTGATGGAGAGATATTTGAAAAATCAGGAACAATAACAGGAGGAGCAGAAAAAGGTAGAGCAGGTGTTTTAGGTAAAGGAACGCTTGAACAGGAAAAGATAAGACTCGAAAAGGAAGATGATCGTCTAAAAGCAGAAGAAAATGCTATAGAAGAAGAGCTCAAAAAACTTGAAGAAAAAATCTCCTTAACACAAAAGGAACTGTTCCAGCTTCAGAATGAAAGCCAGAATGTTCTTGAAAGAAATAGAGAGATAGAAGAAAAAATAAATCAGAACATAAGCAGGATAAACATACTTGATGAAGAGATAATAAATCAGAAAAAGAAGCAGTTTGAGATAGAGAATAAATTAGAGAATGCAGAAAAACATCTTGAAGAGGTTGAGAGGCAGATATCCTCTGTACACAGGAAAAAGCAGGAAATATTAGAGAAAATGGAGAGTGAAGGTCTGCACAGACTGAGAAAAGAGTGGGAGGAAGCAACCCAGAGGGTATACTCCCTGAGAGAGCAGAAAAATGAGATACAGACACAGATAGACAAACTTACAGACAGATTAGAAAATAGCATAAAGGTAAGGATATTCCAGATAGAAAATGAAAAGATAAAAACAGAAGATGCTCTAAAAAATAAAACAGCACAGATAGAAGACATAAAAAAACAGATAGAACAGCTTAGTAAACAGCTTTCAGATCTGTGGAAAGGTTTAAAGGAGAAAGAAAAGGAAAGGGACAGTTTGATAGAAGAAATAGAAAATCTAAAAGAAGAACTTAAAGTACTCAGGTATGAAGAGGAAAACATAAACAAAGAAATAACATATCTATTAGAGGATAAAGGAAAATACGAGCAAAAGGTAGAAGACCTGAAAGAAGAACTGATGATTCTCAGGGAGGAATATACCGGAGATCCTATTGAGGGAGACCTGAAACAGTTAGAGAAAGAGCTTAAAGAGTATCAGGAAAAGAGACAGTCTATAGGGGCGGTAAACCAGAAAGCAGTAGAAGACTATGAAGAGATAAAATCAAGATTTGACGACCTGAGTGAAAAACTGAGAATACTTGTTGATGAGAAAAAATCGATAGAAGAGCTTATAGAAAATCTTGAAGAAAAAAAGATAAAAGCCTTTATGGAGGTTTTTGAAGCTGTAAACAAAAACTTAGGTAAGATATTCAGAAGATTATCTCCTGGAGGGAAAGCTTACCTGGAGATAGAAAATGAAGAGGATCCTCTATCAGGAGGTATTCTCCTCAAGGCAAGACCAAGAGGAAAAGATGTAAAAAGACTTGAGATCATGTCTGGAGGAGAAAAAACCCTTACAGCCCTTGCATTTTTGTTTGCAGTCCAGCAGTACAGACCTGCTCCTTTCTACTACTTTGACGAAGTAGATGCACATTTAGATGATTCAAATGCAAGAAAGATAGCAGAGCTTATGAAAGAGCTCTCACAGGAAGCCCAGTTTATAGTTGTAACATTGAGGGATACAATGGCATCTTACGCAGACAGACTGTTAGGAGTTTCTGCCCGAGAAGGAATATCAAGTGTTTATAGTCTTGAATTAGCTGAAGTTTTATAA
- a CDS encoding GTP-binding protein — protein sequence MVAKILVTGHFSAGKTQFIATLTKNCFSTEVKVSSDEEKIKSSTTVAMDYGKISISGIDIHLFGTPGQERFDFMLEILGRNHDGAVILIDSTDKSNILKTERFIQFLRKEGKPFIVACNKQDMKDSLTSEEIAGLMNLPRDIVLPLTALEYSSCFSVIDRLVNHIVSNRKAA from the coding sequence ATGGTTGCAAAAATTCTTGTAACAGGACATTTTTCAGCAGGTAAAACACAGTTTATAGCTACCCTCACAAAAAACTGTTTTTCAACAGAAGTAAAAGTTAGCTCCGACGAAGAAAAGATAAAAAGTTCAACTACTGTTGCGATGGACTACGGAAAAATCAGTATTTCCGGTATAGACATACATCTTTTTGGTACGCCGGGACAGGAAAGGTTCGATTTTATGTTAGAGATTTTAGGAAGAAATCATGATGGGGCTGTTATTCTTATAGATTCTACAGACAAAAGCAATATCCTGAAAACTGAGAGGTTTATACAGTTTTTGAGAAAAGAAGGAAAACCTTTTATAGTCGCCTGTAATAAACAGGATATGAAAGATTCATTAACTTCTGAAGAGATTGCAGGTTTAATGAATCTTCCCCGGGATATAGTTTTACCACTGACAGCCTTAGAGTATAGCAGCTGCTTTTCTGTGATAGACAGGCTTGTAAATCATATTGTTTCTAACAGAAAAGCCGCATGA